The Paraburkholderia acidisoli genome contains a region encoding:
- the yidD gene encoding membrane protein insertion efficiency factor YidD: MQTVLIAVLRFYKLAVSPLLGNRCRFYPSCSDYAREAIQYHGAARGTYLAARRLCRCHPFSAGGIDLVPPVPSASPKKR; the protein is encoded by the coding sequence ATGCAAACGGTCCTGATCGCAGTTCTGCGTTTCTACAAGCTTGCCGTGAGTCCCCTGCTCGGCAACCGCTGCCGTTTTTATCCTTCCTGTTCGGACTACGCACGCGAGGCAATCCAGTATCATGGCGCCGCGCGTGGGACTTACCTCGCCGCGCGGCGGTTGTGTCGCTGCCATCCGTTTTCGGCGGGCGGCATCGATCTCGTTCCGCCTGTTCCGTCTGCATCACCGAAAAAGCGCTGA
- the yidC gene encoding membrane protein insertase YidC: MDIKRTVLWVIFFMSAVLLYDNWQRDHGRQSMFFPSATQTQTQTAASGAAPASAANGASDLPAAAAGQAPTNTAQPAAAAAQLVPFHTDVYDGLIDTRGGTLVKLSLVKEGEGKQPNQYITLFDHTNDHTYLARTGLLGGDFPNHNDVFTAQPGAHELTGDANSFQMSFDSPVKGGVKVTKTYTFTKGSYVIGVDTKVQNVGSTPVSPTLYMELVRDSQPVETPRFSHTFIGPAVYSEQHHFQKISFSDIDKNKADFVNQADNGWIAMVQHYFATAWIPQQGAKRDIYVEKFDNSLYRVGVKQPLGTIAPGATDNVQARLFAGPEEERMLEGIAPGLELVKDYGWVTIIAKPLFWLLEKIHSYVGNWGWAIVLLTLLIKAVFFPLSAASYKSMARMKEITPRMQALRERFKSDPQKMNAALMELYKTEKVNPFGGCLPVVIQIPVFISLYWVLLSSVEMRGAPWILWIHDLSQQDPFFILPVLMAVSMFLQTRLNPTPPDPVQAKMMMFMPIAFSVMFFFFPAGLVLYYVVNNVLSIAQQYYITRMMGKGKKKEVVS; the protein is encoded by the coding sequence ATGGATATCAAACGCACCGTCCTATGGGTCATCTTCTTCATGTCAGCTGTCCTGCTGTACGACAACTGGCAGCGCGACCATGGACGTCAGTCGATGTTCTTCCCGAGCGCGACGCAAACGCAGACGCAAACCGCCGCCAGCGGCGCCGCGCCCGCCAGCGCCGCTAACGGCGCGTCCGACCTGCCGGCCGCCGCCGCGGGCCAGGCGCCGACGAACACCGCCCAGCCGGCCGCGGCCGCCGCACAGCTCGTGCCGTTCCACACCGACGTCTACGACGGTTTGATCGACACGCGCGGCGGTACGCTCGTGAAGCTTTCGCTCGTGAAGGAAGGCGAAGGCAAGCAGCCGAACCAGTACATCACGCTGTTCGATCACACGAACGACCACACGTACCTCGCGCGCACGGGCCTGCTCGGCGGCGACTTCCCGAATCACAACGACGTGTTCACGGCCCAGCCGGGCGCGCACGAACTCACGGGCGACGCCAACTCGTTCCAGATGAGCTTCGACTCGCCGGTGAAGGGCGGCGTGAAGGTCACCAAGACCTACACGTTCACGAAGGGCAGCTACGTGATCGGCGTGGACACGAAGGTGCAGAACGTCGGCAGCACGCCGGTGTCGCCCACGCTCTACATGGAACTCGTGCGCGACAGCCAGCCGGTCGAAACGCCGCGCTTCTCGCACACCTTCATCGGGCCGGCGGTCTACTCGGAACAGCATCACTTCCAGAAGATCTCGTTCAGCGACATCGACAAGAACAAGGCCGATTTCGTGAACCAGGCGGACAACGGCTGGATCGCGATGGTGCAGCACTACTTCGCGACCGCGTGGATTCCGCAGCAAGGCGCGAAGCGTGACATCTACGTCGAGAAGTTCGACAACTCGCTGTATCGCGTGGGCGTCAAGCAGCCGCTCGGCACGATCGCGCCGGGTGCGACCGACAACGTGCAGGCGCGCCTCTTCGCGGGTCCGGAAGAAGAGCGCATGCTCGAAGGCATCGCGCCGGGTCTCGAACTCGTGAAGGACTACGGCTGGGTGACGATCATCGCCAAGCCGCTGTTCTGGCTGCTCGAGAAGATCCACAGCTACGTGGGCAACTGGGGCTGGGCGATCGTGCTGCTCACGCTGCTCATCAAGGCCGTGTTCTTCCCGCTCTCCGCCGCCAGCTACAAGTCGATGGCGCGCATGAAGGAAATCACGCCGCGCATGCAGGCGTTGCGCGAGCGCTTCAAGAGCGACCCGCAGAAGATGAACGCGGCGCTGATGGAGCTGTACAAGACCGAGAAGGTGAATCCGTTCGGCGGCTGTCTGCCGGTGGTGATCCAGATTCCGGTGTTCATCTCGCTGTACTGGGTGCTGCTCTCCTCGGTGGAAATGCGCGGCGCGCCGTGGATTCTGTGGATTCACGATCTGTCGCAGCAGGATCCGTTCTTCATCCTGCCGGTGCTGATGGCCGTCTCGATGTTCCTGCAGACGCGTCTGAACCCGACGCCGCCGGACCCCGTCCAGGCCAAGATGATGATGTTCATGCCGATCGCGTTCTCGGTCATGTTCTTCTTCTTCCCGGCGGGTCTCGTGCTGTACTACGTCGTGAACAACGTGCTCTCGATCGCGCAGCAGTACTACATCACGCGCATGATGGGCAAGGGCAAGAAGAAGGAAGTCGTGTCCTGA